TTAGCGTGGATTGGTGGTACTGATACAGAAAGAATTCTATTTTGGGGTGTGCCTATAGTTTATCTTCTTGTCGGAAAATCTATAGAAGATAATGCAGTATTAGCAAAATTGATTCCATTTGGGCTAACCATTCTGATTGTTGGACAATTGATCTCAGAGAGAGTTCTTTGGACTATTCCTGATTATCCCAATGAGTTCTCTACGCCTTTTCCAATCCTGACTATACTCAGTAACAATTTTCAATATCTCGATTTGTATTCTTTTCATGGTAGTCGGGCAATTCATGCTATCTCCTTTATTGAGTACATATTACTTGGTGTTTTAATCGTATGGTGGTTGAACGATTGCGAAAAAGAATTGGACCCAAATAGACAGTGAACAAGAACTTTCCAAAGCCGATGAGAAGCAGCAGGCCATGTGGCCTGCAAAGGAACTGCCTGAGTCTAAAAGGTTATTGGATGTGTGGTGAAGACTCCACCAATAGGAAGTCCGTGAAAGTGCTTTGTGCGGTAACTGTCGGCGATCACCCCAAATTTGACTTCCGATTCGTAGGTTGGTTCTGTAGGTCAAGCATCTTTTCATGAAAACCTGGTTTGAAACAAACCGCATATTAACTTTGTTCACCATCAATTTTGTAGGTATCAGTCTTCTGATTATCGTGGCCGAGCTATTGTTACGAACATTATATCCTTCTCCTATTGGATTTTTTGGACTTCCTTCAACTCGTAACGGAGCGATATACGGCTGGGGAATTCATCCGAAGCAGTTGATAAAGATTTCCGACCCTGACTCCTGCGCAGTCTCCATAGACCGGACCAACAGCCATGGATGGCGAGATCTGGAAAGGGATTACGAAAATAGCAAACGATCCTATCGGATATTAGCGCTTGGCGATTCTCACACCTTTGGTGCGATTGTTCCAGCCGAGAAAATTTATACACGCATATTGGAAAGAAAACTCAGGGACGTCGGCTACAATGTGGAGGTCATAAGTGTGGCGTTGAACGGTTGGGGAACAGACCAGGAGTTGGAGGCGCTTGTCAACGAAGGCCTAATGTACAAGCCAAACTTAATAATCCTGCAATTTTCAACGAATGATTTGTGGGACAACGCGTACTTTTACAATGCATCGAAACCTGGGTCGAAAGTTCCAGAACAAATGAAAGGCTACAAACCTTTCTATTACGAGGTAGCTGACTCCAATGAGCTTTTGAGAAAAGAGAATCCACACTTTCACAGGTCGTGGACTTGGGATTCTTGGATCAGCAGCAATGTTATCAAACTCTGTATCAATAATTCCGAAATACTTAAACGCTTGTATCAATTCTCCCCTTACCATAATCCCTGCAACACAGTTTATAAGATAGGAAAGAATCAACTTGATCAACTTCAATTTCTATTGAATTTAGATGAAGGATCACATCTTTATAAGTTACTGCAAAAGCGGCTTGACACAAGAGTCACTTCAGATGAACTGAAATTATTCTTAAACTCGGAAGATGATCAAACCCAAAAAATCGCCTTCAAGGTGTTTGAAGACAGATTGCACCACAAATTTTGGTTGGAGGAAAGATACTTCCCACAGAAATTAGACATAAATTCTTATGAATGGAGGCTGTTTTTGGCTCTCGCAATAAAAATCAAGCAATTAGCTAATGCAATACACGCTGAGTTGGTCATCTTTCCGGTAACCGACGAAATGGAATTCAAATGGCACGCTGACTGGTATCGTCACCCTGACACACAAGAGGCTAAAGAGAATTTTTTAAGTCCGATACGAGCAATTAGAGAAATTATGCCTCATCACGGTATAAAAGTTGTAAACAGTTCCAATGGATATGAAAGGGCACGTAATGATTCTCACGTGACTATAAAGGGGAATGAATCAATGGCTGAAGACCTCTATAAATTTCTGAAGGCAAACTATACCATACGTCGTCGTTCATCAAACGTTCGGGAGTAGAGTAGTATAAACAGAGTTTGGTCAAGTTCTATTCGAGATTCTTGCCGTCGGGCATAATGTTGTCAAGTGGGACTGTCCGAATCACCCATTTTGGCTCGATTTCTCTTTTAAGTTTGTAGGTTCCTATAGAATATGGAGATGGATCATACCATCCATCGACTACGTTGTTCTTCAGAAAGCTTTCGAGGGAAGGCGAGAATTTACTAGACTTATTGACGAAAAACTGGAGGTCATACATCTTGCCACCTGTTTTGACCGTACCAACGTAATAATATCTGTCCCATCTGGGGTCTGAGGCCCAAGAAGATTTATCTCCAAGCGGCCCATGTCCATAT
This window of the Desulfomonilaceae bacterium genome carries:
- a CDS encoding SGNH/GDSL hydrolase family protein produces the protein MKTWFETNRILTLFTINFVGISLLIIVAELLLRTLYPSPIGFFGLPSTRNGAIYGWGIHPKQLIKISDPDSCAVSIDRTNSHGWRDLERDYENSKRSYRILALGDSHTFGAIVPAEKIYTRILERKLRDVGYNVEVISVALNGWGTDQELEALVNEGLMYKPNLIILQFSTNDLWDNAYFYNASKPGSKVPEQMKGYKPFYYEVADSNELLRKENPHFHRSWTWDSWISSNVIKLCINNSEILKRLYQFSPYHNPCNTVYKIGKNQLDQLQFLLNLDEGSHLYKLLQKRLDTRVTSDELKLFLNSEDDQTQKIAFKVFEDRLHHKFWLEERYFPQKLDINSYEWRLFLALAIKIKQLANAIHAELVIFPVTDEMEFKWHADWYRHPDTQEAKENFLSPIRAIREIMPHHGIKVVNSSNGYERARNDSHVTIKGNESMAEDLYKFLKANYTIRRRSSNVRE